The proteins below come from a single Zea mays cultivar B73 chromosome 8, Zm-B73-REFERENCE-NAM-5.0, whole genome shotgun sequence genomic window:
- the LOC100280565 gene encoding 50S ribosomal protein L20-like isoform X1 has translation MNKGKIFKLAKGFRGRAKNCIRIARERVEKALQYSYRDRRNKKRDMRSLWIERINAGTRLHGVNYGNFMHGLMKENIQLNRKVLSELSMHEPYSFKALVDVSRNAFPGNRPVPAKEGLASIL, from the exons ATGAACAAGGGAAAGATTTTTAAGCTAGCCAAGGGATTCAGAGGAAGGGCGAAAAATTGCATAAGGATAGCAAGAGAGAGGGTGGAGAAGGCGCTGCAATATTCATATAGGGATCGACGCAACAAGAAGAGAGACATGCGGTCTCTTTGGATTGAGCGCATCAATGCTGGTACACGCCTCCATGGG GTGAACTACGGCAATTTCATGCATGGGTTAATGAAGGAGAACATCCAACTCAACAGGAAGGTGCTCTCGGAGCTGTCAATGCACGAGCCATACAGCTTCAAGGCTCTTGTCGATGTGTCTCGGAATGCATTTCCTGGCAACAGGCCTGTTCCTGCCAAGGAGGGGCTAGCGAGCATTCTGTAA
- the LOC100282240 gene encoding WRKY23 - superfamily of TFs having WRKY and zinc finger domains, producing the protein MENSTLHGGSCQQPNTQLDTASCLLAPLPPVVAEPQPEQQHACTDAPPTSLAPGAAMSCPPPPAAVDWASLLLPPSTSGASEVGCGVSAVTTVAAGSKAGATAGEGDNSKTVKAGKQGGGRGKNKVSRPRFAFQTRSENDILDDGYRWRKYGQKAVKNTAFPRSYYRCTHHTCDVKKQVQRLAKDTSIVVTTYEGVHNHPCEKLMEALSPILKQLQLLSQLQSCTNQLL; encoded by the exons ATGGAAAATTCGACGCTCCACGGAGGAAGCTGCCAACAACCAAACACTCAGCTGGATACGGCTTCGTGCCTGCTTGCCCCGCTGCCGCCGGTGGTAGCCGAGCCACAGCCGGAGCAGCAGCATGCATGCACCGATGCGCCGCCGACGTCTCTCGCCCCTGGCGCGGCGATGAGTTGCCCACCGCCGCCGGCTGCCGTGGACTGGGCGTCGCTGCTTCTACCGCCCAGCACGTCGGGCGCGAGCGAGGTCGGCTGCGGTGTCAgcgctgtgacgacggtggctgccGGAAGCAAAGCTGGTGCGACGGCGGGAGAGGGAGATAATAGTAAGACCGTAAAAGCTGGGAAGCAGGGCGGCGGGAGAGGGAAGAACAAGGTGAGCCGGCCACGGTTCGCGTTCCAGACGCGGAGCGAgaacgacatcctcgacgacggCTACCGGTGGAGGAagtacgggcagaaggccgtcaaGAACACCGCATTTCCAAG GAGCTACTACCGGTGCACGCACCATACGTGCGACGTGAAGAAGCAGGTGCAGCGGCTGGCCAAGGACACGAGCATAGTGGTGACCACGTACGAGGGCGTGCACAACCACCCGTGCGAGAAGCTCATGGAGGCGCTCAGCCCCATCCTCAAACAGCTCCAGCTCCTCTCTCAGCTCCAGTCTTGCACTAATCAACTCCTCTGA
- the LOC100193413 gene encoding uncharacterized LOC100193413 has translation MQSSSMKREISEAHDTIRFGINAGVKADLAPPHPLQSTIQSETKFWADKKKFGTDAIYGSALNIRKDLDAQILSRFQRPPGALPSSLLGYEALTGSLDDFGFEDYLNMPHDSDSFRQPDMHHGMEVRLGLSKGPICPSFN, from the exons ATGCAGAGCAGCAGCATGAAGAGGGAGATCAGCGAGGCCCACGACACCATTCGCTTCGGCATCAACGCCGGCGTCAAAGCCGACCTCGCCCCGCCGCACCCGCTCCAGTCTACCATCCAATCG GAGACCAAGTTCTGGGCGGACAAGAAGAAGTTCGGGACAGATGCCATATATGGATCCGCCCTCAACATCCGCAAGGATCTCGATGCCCAAATCCTCTCCAG GTTCCAAAGGCCCCCTGGTGCTTTGCCGTCATCTCTGCTTGGATACGAGGCACTGACAGGTTCCCTGGATGATTTTGGATTTGAAGATTATCTTAACA TGCCTCATGATTCTGACAGTTTCCGTCAACCTGACATGCACCATGGAATGGAGGTTCGCCTTGGTTTGTCCAAGGGACCTATCTGTCCTAGCTTCAATTGA